Proteins encoded in a region of the Patagioenas fasciata isolate bPatFas1 chromosome 21, bPatFas1.hap1, whole genome shotgun sequence genome:
- the ITPR3 gene encoding inositol 1,4,5-trisphosphate-gated calcium channel ITPR3 isoform X3 — MNEMSSFLHIGDIVSLYAEGSVNGFISTLGLVDDRCVVEPAAGDLDNPPKKFRDCLFKVCPMNRYSAQKQYWKAKQTKQDKEKIADVVLLQKLQHAAQMEQKQNETENKKVHGDVVKYGSVIQLLHMKSNKYLTVNKRLPALLEKNAMRVTLDATGNEGSWLFIQPFWKLRSNGDNVVVGDKVILNPVNAGQPLHASNYELADNAGCKEVNSVNCNTSWKINLFMQFCDHMEEVLKGGDVVRLFHAEQEKFLTCDEYKGKLHVFLRTTLRQSATSATSSNALWEVEVVHHDPCRGGAGHWNGLYRFKHLATGNYLAAEENPSYKGDVAEPKAAPTGGSGRASRRNTGEKIKYRLVAVPHGNDIASLFELDPTTLQKTDSFVPRNSYVRLRHLCTNTWIQSTYVPIDIDEERPIRLMLGTCPTKEDKEAFAIVSVPVSEIRDLDFANDASSMLASVVEKMNEGFLSQNDRRFVIQLLEDLVFFVSDVPNNGQNVLDIVVTKPNRERQKLMREQNILKQIFGILKAPFKDKGGEGPLVRLEELSDQKNAPYQYMFRLCYRVLRHSQEDYRKNQEHIAKQFGMMQSQIGYDILAEDTITALLHNNRKLLEKHITKTEVETFVSLVRKNREPRFLDYLSDLCVSNHIAIPVTQELICKCVLDPKNSDILIKTELRPVKEMSQSHEYLSIEYSEEEVWLTWTDKNNDHHEKSIRQLAQEARAGNAHDENVLSYYRYQLKLFARMCLDRQYLAIKEISQQLGVDLIFLCMADEMLPFDLRASFCHLMLHVHVDRDPQELVMPVKFARLWTEIPTAITIKDYDSNLNVSRDDKKNKFASTMEFVEDYLNNVVSEAVPFANEEKNKLTFEVVSLAHNLIYFGFYSFSELLRLTRTLLGIIDCVQNPQLMMQAVYNDEVTGKNVRRSIQGVGQMMSTMVLSRKQSIFSSPNLSAGSAPEQVDRGRSIENENIVVMETKLKILEILQFILNVRLDYRISYLLSVFKKEFVEVYPMQDSAADGTAPAFDSTTAAMNLERIGEHAEAMFGVGKTSSMLEVDDEGGRMFLRVLIHLTMHDYPPLISGSLQLLFKHFSQRQEVLHTFKQVQLLISAQDVENYKVIKSELDKLRTMVEKSELWVDKKGSSKGDSAVEGNKKEKKELAADEEVIAPGEKSSENYQIVKGILERLNKMCGVGEQVRKKQQRLLKNMDAHKVMLDLLQIPYEKGDAKMMEILKFTHQFLQKFCAGNQENQALLHKHLNLFLTPGLLEAETMQHIFLNNYQLCSEINETVPQHFIHCVATHGRHVQYLDFLHTIIKAEGKYVKKCQDMIMTELTNAGDDVVVFYNDKASLATLLEMMTAARDGVEENSPLMYHISLVDLLAACAEGKNVYTEIKCTSLLPLEDVVRVVTHEDCITEVKMAYVNFVNHCYVDTEVEMKEIYTSNHIWTLFENFTLDMAQMCKKREKRLPDPTLEKYVLTVVLDTINAFFSSPFSENSTSLQTHQTIVVQLLQSTTRLLECPWLQQQHRSAAEACIRTLAMVAKSRSIALPMDLDAHVSSLLNSSSTSTVQRNTSSYKTATRTFPRVSATPNQWDYKNIIEKLQDIITALEDRLKPLVEAELSVLVDVLHRPELLFMEGTEAFQRCESGGFLSKLVQHTKDLMETEEKLCIKVLRTLQQMLVKRNRYGERGNLLRKMLLNNYLQNKKSSSKGEIVDAAGAGQDQDWSAIAAVQCRLDREGATKLVADLIMNTKNEKIFQESILLAIRLLDGGNTEIQKSFYNLMTSDKKSEKFFKVLHDRMKKAQQETKSTVSVNMSDIGNKPREDKDEPDPGTKGREDTFLMPGTPSRYPMALGFRKGHDAGEQGQNNEMGVTVLIMEPILRFLQLLCENHNRDLQNFLRCQNNKTNYNLVCETLQFLDIMCGSTTGGLGLLGLYINEYNVALITQTLETLTEYCQGPCHENQSCIVTHESNGIDIITALILNDISPLCKYRMDLVLQLKDNASKLLLALMESRHDSENAERILISLRPQELVDVIKKAYLQEEECENAEVSPREVGHNIYILALQLSRHNKSLQQLLKPVKRIQEEEEEGISSMLSLNNKQLTQMLKSTAPVQEEEEDPLAYYEKHTSQIEIVRLDRSMEQIIFPVPGICEFLTKETKYRLFTTTEQDEQGSKVSDFFDQSSFLHNEMEWQKKLRSMPLMYWFSRRMTLWGSISFNLAVFINIIIAFFYPYVEATSMGVLDSPLISLLFWILICFSIMALFTKRYGVRPLLVALILRSIYYLGIGLTLNILGALNLANKIVFVVSFVGNRGTFIRGYKAMIMDVEFLYHVGYILTSVLGLFVHELFYSILLFDLIYREETLFNVIKSVTRNGRSILLTALLALILVYLFSIVGFLFLKDDFILEVDRLPAGKATDDPLGMHRNMETFMESCSGDKISCSAVPTALEETAAEQWERACDTLLMCIVTVLNHGLRNGGGVGDILRKPSKDESLFPARVVYDLLFFFIVIIIVLNLIFGVIIDTFADLRSEKQKKEEILKTTCFICGLERDKFDNKTVSFEEHIKYEHNMWNYLYFIVLVRVKNKTDYTGPESYVAQMIKNKNLDWFPRMRAMSLVSNEGEGEQNEIRNLQDKLNTTMKLVSHLTSQLNELKEQMTEQRKRRQRMGFVDVQNTMNH, encoded by the exons ATGAATGAGATGTCCAGTTTCCTGCACATCGGGGACATCGTCTCCCTGTACGCCGAGGGCTCCGTCAATGGCTTCATCAGCACTTTGGG GCTGGTGGATGATCGGTGCGTGGTGGAGCCGGCCGCCGGGGACCTGGACAACCCGCCCAAGAAGTTCCGAG aTTGCCTCTTCAAAGTCTGCCCCATGAACCGCTACTCCGCGCAGAAGCAGTACTGGAAGGCCAAGCAAACCAAGCAGGACAAGGAGAAGATTGCGGACGTGGTGCTGCTGCAGAAGCTCCAG CATGCGGCCCAGATGGAGCAGAAGCAGAACGAGACAGAGAACAAGAAGGTGCACGGGGACGTGGTGAAGTACGGCAGCGTCATACAG CTCCTCCACATGAAGAGCAACAAGTACCTGACGGTGAACAAGCGGCTGCCAGCCCTGCTCGAGAAGAACGCCATGCGGGTGACGCTGGATGCCACCGGCAACGAGGGGTCCTGGCTCTTCATCCAGCCCTTCTGGAAGCTGAGGAGCAACGGAGATAAC GTAGTCGTGGGAGACAAAGTCATCCTGAACCCCGTCAACGCCGGGCAGCCGCTGCACGCCAGCAACTACGAGCTGGCTGACAACGCCGGCTGCAAGGAG GTGAACTCAGTCAATTGTAACACCAGCTGGAAAATCAACCTCTTCATGCAGTTCTGCGACCACATGGAGGAAGTGCTGAAAGGG GGGGACGTGGTGCGGCTCTTCCACGCCGAGCAGGAGAAGTTCCTCACGTGTGACGAGTACAAAGGCAAGCTGCACGTCTTCCTGCGCACCACGCTGCGCCAGTCGGCCACCTCGGCCACCAGCTCCAACGCGCTGTGGGAGGTGGAG GTTGTCCACCACGACCCGTGCCGAGGGGGCGCCGGGCACTGGAACGGCCTGTACCGCTTCAAGCACCTTGCCACGGGCAACTACCTGGCCGCAGAG GAAAACCCAAGTTATAAAGGAGACGTGGCTGAGCCCAAAGCAGCGCCCACG GGGGGCAGCGGCCGCGCCAGCCGCAGGAACACGGGGGAGAAGATCAAGTACCGGCTGGTGGCCGTGCCCCACGGCAACGACATCGCCTCCCTCTTCGAGCTGGACCCCACCACGCTGCAGAAAACCGACTCCTTCGTCCCGCG GAACTCCTACGTGAGGCTGCGCCACCTCTGCACCAACACCTGGATCCAGAGCACCTACGTGCCCATCGACATCGACGAGGAGAGGCCCATCCGCCTCATG CTGGGCACGTGCCCCACTAAGGAAGACAAAGAAGCTTTCGCCATCGTCTCCGTGCCCGTGTCTGAGATCCGGGATCTGGACTTTGCGAACGACGCCAGCTCGATGCTGGCCAGCGTGGTGGAGAAGATGAACGAAGGTTTTCTCAGCCAGAATGACCGCAG GTTCGTCATCCAGCTGCTGGAGGACTTGGTGTTTTTCGTCAGTGACGTCCCCAACAATGGCCAGAACGTGCTGGACATCGTGGTGACCAAGCCCAACCGGGAGCGCCAGAAGCTGATGCGAGAGCAGAACATCCTGAAGCAG ATCTTTGGGATCCTGAAAGCCCCCTTCAAGGACAAGGGTGGGGAAGGGCCCCTGGTGCGGCTGGAGGAGCTGTCAGACCAGAAGAACGCTCCCTACCAGTACATGTTCCGGCTGTGCTACCGCGTGCTGCGGCACTCCCAGGAGGACTATCGCAAGAACCAG GAGCACATCGCCAAGCAGTTCGGCATGATGCAGTCCCAGATTGGCTACGACATCCTGGCCGAGGACACCATCACCGCCCTGCTGCACAACAACCGCAAGCTGCTGGAGAAGCACATCACCAAGACGGAGGTGGAGACCTTCGTCAGCCTGGTGCGCAAGAACCGCGAGCCACG GTTTTTGGACTACCTCTCGGACCTGTGCGTGTCCAACCACATCGCCATCCCCGTCACGCAGGAACTGATCTGCAAGTGTGTGCTGGACCCGAAGAACAGCGACATCCTCATCAAAACCGA GCTGCGGCCGGTGAAGGAGATGTCCCAGAGCCATGAGTACCTGAGCATCGAGTACTCGGAGGAGGAGGTCTGGCTCACCTGGACAGACAAGAACAACGACCACCACGAGAAAAGCATCCGGCAGCTGGCCCAGGAGGCCCGGGCTGGCAATGCCCATGACGAGAATGTCCTCAGCTACTACAG GTACCAGCTGAAGCTCTTTGCCCGCATGTGCCTGGATCGCCAGTACTTGGCCATCAAGGAGATCTCCCAGCAGCTGGGCGTGGACCTGATCTTCCTCTGCATGGCGGATGAGATGCTGCCCTTCGATCTCCGGGCGTCCTTCTGCCACCTCATGCTGCACGTGCACGTGGACAGGGACCCGCAGGAGCTGGTGATGCCCGTGAAGTTTGCCCGGCTCTGGACCGAGATCCCCACGGCCATCACCATCAAAGA CTACGACTCCAACCTCAACGTCTCGCGCGACGACAAGAAGAACAAGTTTGCCAGCACCATGGAGTTCGTGGAGGACTACCTCAACAACGTGGTGAGCGAGGCGGTGCCCTTCGCCAACGAGGAGAAGAACAAGCTCACCTTCGAG GTCGTCAGCCTTGCCCACAACCTCATCTACTTCGGGTTCTACAGCTTCAGTGAGCTGCTGCGGCTGACGCGGACGCTGCTGGGCATCATCGACTGCGTGCAGAACCCCCAGCTGATGATGCAGGCAGTCTACAATGACGAGGTGACAG GGAAGAACGTGCGGCGGTCGATCCAGGGCGTCGGGCAGATGATGTCCACCATGGTGCTGAGCAGGAAGCAGTCCATCTTCAGCTCCCCGAACCTCAGCGCTGGCTCTGCCCCGGAGCAAGTGGACAGAGGGAGGAGCATTGAGAACGAGAACATCGTGGTGATGGAGACCAAGCTGAAGATCCTGGAGATCCTGCAG TTCATCCTGAACGTGCGGCTGGACTACAGGATCTCCTACCTGCTTTCCGTCTTCAAGAAGGAGTTTGTGGAAGTCTACCCCATGCAGGACAGCGCGGCCGACGGGACGGCTCCCGCCTTCGACTCCACAA cCGCAGCCATGAACCTGGAGCGGATCGGGGAGCACGCCGAGGCCATGTTTGGTGTGGG GAAGACGAGCAGCATGTTGGAGGTGGATGACGAGGGAGGGAGGATGTTCCTGCGGGTGCTGATCCACCTGACGATGCACGACTACCCGCCGCTCATCTCCGgctccctgcagctcctcttcaaGCACTTCAGCCAGCGGCAGGAGGTCTTGCACACCTTCAAACAG GTTCAGCTGCTGATCTCAGCCCAGGATGTCGAGAACTACAAGGTGATCAAGTCGGAGTTGGACAAACTCCGCACCATGGTGGAGAAATCGGAGCTCTGGGTGGACAAGAAGGGCAGCAGCAAAGGCGACAGCGCGGTGGAGGGGaacaagaaggagaagaaggag CTTGCAGCCGACGAAGAGGTCATTGCCCCGGGAGAGAAGAGCAGCGAGAACTACCAGATAGTCAAGGGG ATCCTGGAGCGACTGAATAAGATGTGCGGGGTCGGGGAGCAAGTGCGCAAGAAGCAGCAGCGCCTGCTGAAGAACATGGACGCCCACAAAGTGATGCTGGATCTGCTGCAGATCCCCTACGAGAAG GGGGATGCCAAGATGATGGAGATTCTGAAGTTCACCCACCAGTTCCTGCAGAAGTTTTGTGCTGGCAACCAGGAAAACCAGGCCCTGCTGCACAAACACCTCAACCTGTTCCTGACCCCGGGG CTGCTGGAGGCCGAGACGATGCAGCACATCTTCCTCAACAACTACCAGCTCTGCTCAGAGATCAACGAGACGGTGCCGCAGCACTTCATCCACTGCGTGGCCACCCACGGCCGCCACGTCCAGTACCTCGACTTCCTGCACACCATCATCAAGGCCGAGGGCAAGTACGTCAAGAAGTGCCAGGACATGATCATGACCGAG CTCACCAACGCCGGGGACGACGTGGTGGTTTTCTACAACGACAAGGCTTCACTGGCCACCCTGCTGGAGATGATGACGGCAGCCCGGGACGGGGTGGAGGAGAACAGCCCGCTGATGTACCACATCTCGCTGGTGGACCTGCTGGCCGCCTGCGCCGAGGGCAAGAACGTCTACACGGAGATCAAGTGCACGTCCCTGCTGCCCCTggaggacgtggtgcgggtggtgACACACGAGGACTGCATCACGGAG GTGAAGATGGCCTACGTGAACTTCGTCAACCACTGCTACGTGGACACGGAGGTGGAGATGAAGGAGATCTACACCAGCAACCACATCTGGACTCTCTTTGAGAACTTCACTCTGGACATGGCCCAG ATGTGCAAGAAGCGAGAGAAACGCCTGCCAGACCCCACGCTGGAGAAGTACGTGCTGACGGTGGTGCTGGACACCATCAACGCCTTCTTCAGCTCCCCCTTCTCGGAGAACAGCACCTCGCTGCAG ACCCACCAGACCATCGTGGTGCAGCTTCTCCAGTCCACCACGCGGCTGCTGGAGTgtccgtggctgcagcagcagcaccgcaGCGCGGCGGAGGCCTGCATCCGCACGCTGGCCATGGTCG CCAAGAGCCGCTCCATCGCGCTGCCCATGGACCTGGACGCCCACGTCAGCTCCCTGctcaacagcagctccaccagcaCCGTACAGAGGAACACGTCCAGCTACAAGACAGCTACACGGACCTTCCCGCGCGTCTCCGCCACCCCCAACCAGTGGGACTACAAGAACATCATCGAGAAGCTGCAG GACATCATCACGGCGCTGGAGGATCGCCTGAAGCCGCTGGTGGAGGCGGAGCTGTCGGTCCTGGTGGATGTTCTCCACCGGCCGGAGCTGCTGTTCATGGAGGGGACCGAGGCGTTTCAGCGCTGCGAGAGCGGAGGGTTCCTGTCCAA GCTGGTGCAGCACACCAAGGACCTGATGGAGACGGAGGAGAAGCTGTGCATCAAGGTGCTGAGGACGCTGCAGCAgatgctggtgaagaggaacaGATACGGCGAGAGG GGCAACCTGCTGCGGAAAATGCTCCTGAACAATTACCTGCAGAACAAGAAGTCAAGTTCCAAAGGAGAAATCGTggatgctgctggggcag GCCAGGACCAGGACTGGTCCGCCATCGCTGCTGTGCAGTGCCGGCTGGACCGAGAAGGGGCCACCAAGCTGGTGGCTGACCTCATCATGAACACCAAGAACGAGAAGATCTTCCAGGAGAGCATCCTGCTTGCCATCCGGCTGCTGGACGGGGGCAACACCGAGATCCAG aaaTCCTTCTACAACCTCATGACGAGCGACAAGAAGTCTGAGAAGTTCTTCAAAGTTCTGCATGACCGGATGAAGAAGGCGCAGCAGGAGACCAAGTCTACGGTGTCTGTGAACATGAGTGACATCGGGAACAAGCCCCGTGAGGACAAAGATGAGCCTGATCCTGGCACCAAAG GACGAGAAGACACCTTCCTGATGCCTGGCACCCCCTCCCGGTACCCGATGGCCTTAGGGTTTCGGAAGGGCCATGATGCCGGGGAGCAGGGCCAGAACAACGAGATGGGGGTGACAGTCCTGATCATGGAGCCCATTCTGCGGTTCCTGCAGCTTCTCTGCGAGAACCACAACCGGGACCTGCAG AACTTCCTCCGGTGccagaacaacaaaaccaactaCAACCTGGTGTGCGAGACGCTGCAGTTCCTCGACATCATGTGCGGCAGCACcacgggggggctggggctgctggggctctACATCAACGAGTACAACGTGGCGCTCATCACCCAGACGCTGGAGACCCTCACCGAGTACTGCCAGGGGCCCTGCCACGAGAACCAG AGCTGCATCGTCACCCATGAGTCGAACGGCATCGACATCATCACCGCCCTCATCCTCAACGACATCAGCCCCCTCTGCAAGTACCGCATGGACCTGGTGCTGCAGCTGAAG GACAACGCCTCCAAGCTCCTCCTGGCGCTCATGGAGAGCAGACACGACAGTGAAAACGCTGAGCGGATCCTCATCAGCCTCCGCCCGCAGGAGCTG GTTGACGTGATCAAGAAGGCCtatctgcaggaggaggagtgcgAGAACGCCGAGGTTTCCCCCCGGGAAGTCGGCCACAACATTTATATCCTGGCGCTGCAG CTGTCCCGACACAACAagtccctgcagcagctcctgaagcCGGTGAAGCGcatccaggaggaggaggaggagggcatcTCGTCCATG CTCAGCCTCAACAACAAGCAGCTGACGCAGATGCTGAAGTCGACGGCCCcggtgcaggaggaggaggaggatccgCTGGCGTATTACGAGAAACACACGTCGCAGATCGAG ATCGTGCGCCTGGACCGcagcatggagcagatcatcttccCGGTGCCGGGCATCTGCGAGTTCCTCACCAAGGAGACCAAGTACCGGCTCTTCACCACCACGGAGCAGGACGAGCAGGGCAGCAAAGTCAGCGACTTCTTCGACCAGTCGTCCTTCCTCCACAACGAGATGGAATGGCAGAAGAAGCTGCGCA GCATGCCGCTGATGTACTGGTTCTCCCGCAGAATGACGCTCTGGGGAAGCATTTCCTTCAACCTGGCCGTCTTCATCAACATCATCATTGCTTTCTTCTACCCCTATGTTGAAGCCACTTCCATGG GAGTGCTGGACTCCCCCCTGATCTCGCTGCTCTTCTGGATCCTGATCTGCTTCTCCATCATGGCCCTGTTCACGAAGCGCTACGGCGTCAGGCCGCTGCTCGTGGCGCTGATCTTGCGGTCCATCTATTACCTGGGCATCGGACTCACTCTGAACATACTGGGAGCTCTCAAT CTGGCCAACAAGATCGTGTTTGTGGTGAGCTTCGTGGGCAACCGCGGCACCTTCATCCGAGGCTACAAGGCCATGATCATGGATGTGGAGTTTCTTTACCACGTTGGCTACATCCTGACGAGCGTCCTGGGACTCTTTGTGCACGAGCTCTTCTACAGCATCCTG CTGTTTGACTTGATCTACCGCGAGGAGACCTTGTTTAACGTCATCAAGAGCGTGACGCGGAACGGGCGCTCGATCCTGCTGACAGCCCTCCTGGCGCTCATCCTCGTCTACCTCTTCTCCATCGTGGGCTTCCTGTTCCTCAAGGACGACTTCATCCTGGAGGTGGACCGGCTGCCGGCCGGCAAAGCCACAG ATGACCCCCTGGGGATGCACAGGAACATGGAGACCTTCATGGAGTCGTGCAGCGGGGACAAGATCAGCTGCTCCGCTGTGCCCACTGCCCTGGAAG AAACAGCCGCCGAGCAGTGGGAACGCGCCTGTGACACGCTGCTCATGTGCATCGTCACTGTGCTGAACCACGGGCTGAGGAACGGCGGGGGCGTGGGCGACATTCTGCGGAAGCCGTCGAAGGAC GAGTCCTTGTTTCCTGCGCGGGTTGTCTACGACCTGCTCTTCTTCTTTATTGTCATTATCATCGTCCTTAACCTCATCTTTGGGGTCATTATTGACACTTTTGCTGATCTGAGGAGCGAGAAGCAGAAGAAGGAGGAGATCCTGAAGACGACCTGCTTCATCTGCG GGCTGGAAAGGGACAAGTTTGACAACAAGACGGTGTCGTTTGAGGAGCACATTAAATACGAGCACAACATGTGGAACTACTTGTACTTCATCGTGCTGGTGCGGGTGAAGAACAAGACAGACTACACGGGGCCCGAGAGCTACGTGGCGCAGATGATCAAG AACAAGAACCTCGACTGGTTCCCCCGCATGCGCGCCATGTCGCTGGTCAGCAACGAAGGGGAAGGGGAACAGAACGAGATCCGAAATCTTCAGGACAAACTCAACACCACGATGAAGCTGGTGTCCCACCTCACCTCCCAGCTGAACGAGCTGAAGGAACAG ATGACAGAGCAACGCAAGCGCAGACAACGGATGGGCTTCGTGGACGTCCAGAACACCATGAACCACTGA